Genomic DNA from Vibrio vulnificus CMCP6:
TGTACGAACATGTATAAACAAATATTAATTGTTCCAGGTTCAAAGAAAAAACAAAACATGCCAAAGTCACTGTAAGGCATAAAAGATATTTTTGACTCTTAATTGCGCTTAAAATATCATTTTCACTTTTAGAAAGAATAATAATTCTATTAGTAAGTCCAGATACTATACTTGCAGAAAACAAGCAAGACGTAGTTAAGATTGTAAATGTTAAATACTGTTGATTACTAAGATGCTTTATCGCTAGTAAACCAACAAACATCGTTATGGCTTGTGGCACTCCTAGCGAAATTACAAACAAAATGATCTTTTTCATTTAAATTTCACTCCCCTAAAAAGAGGAGTGCCTATTATCTCAACCCCATACACCCTTTGTATCGACTACGATTCCATTGCTAGGTATATCTGATACTTTAAAGTTAGTATGATCAACCAGCATCACATGGATGCTAGCTTCAAGTTTTGCAAAATCTAAACTAGTTAATTCTACATTTTCTAATTTTTTAGGTACTACATCTATATTTGGCTCGATTGCTATAACTCTTCCATTATGCATTTCAGCAATTTTTTGTGTTATTGCCATTGCTGGACTTTCACGTAAGTCATCAATATCTGGTTTAAATGCTAAACCATAGCATGCAATAGTCACATCTTTAGCGGTTTTGTCTGGGTTGGCTTGTAAAAAGTCTGCAATTGCTAATTTTACTTTGTTAATCACCCACTGCGGTTTGCTATCATTGACTTTGCGTGCCGTATGAATAATTTGTGCTTCTTCTGGTGTTTTTGACACAATAAACCAAGGGTCAACAGCAATACAGTGACCGCCTACACCTGGGCCAGGCTGGAGAATGTTGACACGAGGATGGCGGTTTGCCAGAGCGATTAGCTCCCATACGTTGATGTCTAGCTTGTCACAAATAATAGATAGTTCATTGGCAAAGGCAATTTGTACATCGCGAGAGCTATTTTCGGTAAGTTTCGCCATTTCCGCGGTACGCGCGTTGGTTACTACGCATTCACCTTGAACAAAAGTTTTATAGAGTTCAACCGCACGCGCCGAACACTTAGCTGTTAAACCACCAATTACTCGGTCGTTTTCAACTAGCTCACGAACTACATGGCCAGGCAAAACGCGCTCGGGGCAATGGGCAATGTTCACATCCGCGTCTTCACCGTGGGCTTGCGGGAAGGTAAGATCTGAACGAGCTTCAGCGAGCCAAGCTGCCATTTGCTCGGTTGCACCAACGGGTGAGGTCGATTCTAGAATCACCAAGTCACCTTTTTTCAGTACAGGGGCAATCGCTTTACTAGCTGCTTCAATGTAAGAAAGATCAGGTGCTGGGATTTCGCCCTCTGCACAAGGTAAAAATGGTGTTGGCACGGCAATCAAAAAGGCATCGGCCGCTTCTGGTGTAGTGGTTGCTTTTAAGTAGCCGCCGCTGACTGCAGCATGCACCATCATATCGAGATCTGGCTCTACAATATGAATCTTACCTTGATTAATGGTATCAACAGCGTGTTGGTTAACATCCACACCAATCACTTTCTTTTTACGCGATGCAAACATCGCCGCTGTAGGTAAACCAATGTAGCCTAAGCCGATTACTGAAATGGTTTCAAAAGACATTTTTGTGAGTCCTAATGTTATTTTATAAATTTAGTTCTAGGTTCTAGGTTCTAGGTTCTAGGTTCTAGGTTCTAGGTTCTAGGTTCTAGGTTCTAGGTTCTAGGTTCTAGGTTCTAGGTTCTAGGTTCTAGGTTCTAGGTTCTAGGTTCTAGGTTCTAGGTTCTAGGTTCTAGGAGATAGTTTAATAGTTACTTGCACAGAGAATCGAGAATTCTTTGGCACGCTTTACCATCACCGTATGGGTTATGGGCAAAGCTCATTGCTTGATAGGCTTCGCTATCGCTAAGCAAGGTGTTTAGGTTGGAGACGATTTTTTCCACATCTGTTCCCACCAGTTTAACTGTCCCTGCAGCAACCGCTTCGGGGCGTTCGGTTGTGTCGCGCATCACTAACACGGGCTTGCCAAGGGATGGCGCTTCTTCTTGAATACCACCGGAATCGGTGAGAATAATGTTCGCTCGGTCCATTAAGTAGATAAAGGGCAAGTATTGTTGCGGCTCAATCAGCAGCACATTTTCCACGCTACCTAGAATACGATTAACCGGTTCACGCACGTTAGGGTTTAAATGCATAGGGTAGAGAATTTGCACCTCAGGGTGCTGTTTTGCGGTTTGGGCTAGTGCTTCACAAATACGCTCAAAACCACCGCCAAAGCTTTCTCGTCGATGGCCAGTCACCAAGATGAGCTTTTTGTTTTCATCTAAGTAAGGGAACTGTGCGGCTAAGGTTGCTTTTAGATCAGCATCTTGCTCAATTTTCTCTTTCACCATTAGCAGCGCATCAATTACCGTATTGCCAGTGACGAAAATATTCTCTTCTGAGTAATTCTCTTGCAGCAAATTTTGCTGCGAGGTTTCTGTTGGAGCAAAATGGTATTTGGTTAACGCACCGGTGAGCTTGCGGTTAGCTTCCTCTGGCCAGGGTGAATAGATGTTGCCTGTGCGCAGGCCTGCTTCAACATGCCCAACAGCAATTTGCTCATAATAGGCTGCTAAGC
This window encodes:
- the wecC gene encoding UDP-N-acetyl-D-mannosamine dehydrogenase is translated as MSFETISVIGLGYIGLPTAAMFASRKKKVIGVDVNQHAVDTINQGKIHIVEPDLDMMVHAAVSGGYLKATTTPEAADAFLIAVPTPFLPCAEGEIPAPDLSYIEAASKAIAPVLKKGDLVILESTSPVGATEQMAAWLAEARSDLTFPQAHGEDADVNIAHCPERVLPGHVVRELVENDRVIGGLTAKCSARAVELYKTFVQGECVVTNARTAEMAKLTENSSRDVQIAFANELSIICDKLDINVWELIALANRHPRVNILQPGPGVGGHCIAVDPWFIVSKTPEEAQIIHTARKVNDSKPQWVINKVKLAIADFLQANPDKTAKDVTIACYGLAFKPDIDDLRESPAMAITQKIAEMHNGRVIAIEPNIDVVPKKLENVELTSLDFAKLEASIHVMLVDHTNFKVSDIPSNGIVVDTKGVWG
- the wecB gene encoding non-hydrolyzing UDP-N-acetylglucosamine 2-epimerase, encoding MSKKKVLTVFGTRPEAIKMAPLVHALAADERFEAKCCVTAQHREMLDQVLELFEITPDYDLNLMKAGQTLNEVTARILLELKPVLQEFKPDVVLVHGDTATTFAASLAAYYEQIAVGHVEAGLRTGNIYSPWPEEANRKLTGALTKYHFAPTETSQQNLLQENYSEENIFVTGNTVIDALLMVKEKIEQDADLKATLAAQFPYLDENKKLILVTGHRRESFGGGFERICEALAQTAKQHPEVQILYPMHLNPNVREPVNRILGSVENVLLIEPQQYLPFIYLMDRANIILTDSGGIQEEAPSLGKPVLVMRDTTERPEAVAAGTVKLVGTDVEKIVSNLNTLLSDSEAYQAMSFAHNPYGDGKACQRILDSLCK